The following proteins are encoded in a genomic region of Arcobacter suis CECT 7833:
- a CDS encoding [protein-PII] uridylyltransferase family protein → MIELSIQIEELISNNATDFQISKVFKTYYKNYLDSIDTTVETTGGKDFFIKHTKHTDKFLILLYKYILRKNFGSHQPMSSSIPISLVALGSYGREQLCIYSDIDIMLLYENVKGYNLKNIMEEFITLAWDCGLKLGSRVHELREISDAVKEDITIKSSILESRLIYGSKNLWFGYENVLSKIRKTNQKEFVLDKLEEHKQRLLKYPLKMEPNIKDGYGGIRESNMMYWMANILYGATNTKDLIGTQFTEDEYKKYRQALEFIFQVRNALHNIARKKQDQVTFDILPELSSKLGFKNKPRYTKDRLCMTKILSCLHIIHSFTATMVKKFTRQTLFEASNIPKLRKLRFKKNLYIIDNTLVCSFHRKEQTLNTLLKELIELPVDVERFDRSYIYYASRAKLPKVQTKELKKSIKTILSKPNLYPLMKLIYNAGLFQAVLPSTKKMIDQPQFDGYHTHPVDIHSIKTLKFSQNIEDPYIKSIFNDLTNEQKIIVRLVSFFHDIGKGRTEDHHIVGEKLFKSMMKSFDFNEEFIKLGARLVRYHNMMSYMATHEDIYSEKTILNFTGLIKTKEALKLLYVVTYCDISAVGKNIFNSSTASLLKQLYLQSLPAFENEDFLNESKRRIAKQNAIKNLDKYKEIPVTLQKKIMYIASNQIFLRLKAEDILDIAIKAKDVESYIYKISNDSQLTIRIIRKSPLNLGYLLGKLEFLNIASMNIFKLYDNKKAFDISFSEKVDNEDLFFIEEIIKDSFDMSKTVITKTPTIKKDDIRIDCNHTAYLASMHIIAKDQKGLFAYIAKIFDDFKVEIESAKLHTLNGYARDLILIEKNGNFCSKQEEIINLICINDKEN, encoded by the coding sequence ATGATTGAATTAAGTATACAAATCGAAGAGCTTATATCAAATAACGCTACCGATTTTCAAATCTCAAAAGTTTTTAAAACTTATTATAAAAACTATTTAGACTCTATTGATACCACAGTTGAAACAACTGGTGGAAAAGATTTTTTCATAAAACATACAAAACACACTGACAAGTTTTTAATTTTACTTTATAAGTATATTTTACGAAAAAATTTTGGTTCACATCAACCTATGAGTTCTTCTATTCCCATTAGTTTAGTTGCTTTAGGTTCATATGGAAGAGAACAGCTTTGTATCTATTCTGACATTGATATTATGCTTTTATACGAAAATGTTAAAGGTTATAATCTAAAAAATATCATGGAAGAGTTTATAACTTTAGCTTGGGATTGTGGTTTAAAATTAGGCTCGAGAGTTCATGAATTAAGAGAAATTTCAGATGCTGTAAAAGAAGATATAACAATAAAAAGTTCTATTTTGGAATCAAGATTAATTTATGGTTCAAAAAATCTTTGGTTTGGATATGAAAATGTTTTATCAAAAATTAGAAAAACAAATCAAAAAGAGTTTGTTTTAGACAAACTTGAAGAACATAAACAAAGATTATTAAAATATCCATTAAAAATGGAACCAAATATAAAAGATGGTTATGGTGGAATAAGAGAATCAAATATGATGTATTGGATGGCAAATATTTTATATGGAGCAACCAATACAAAAGATTTAATTGGAACACAATTTACAGAAGATGAATACAAAAAGTATAGACAAGCTTTAGAGTTTATCTTTCAAGTTAGAAATGCTTTACATAATATAGCAAGAAAAAAACAAGACCAAGTTACTTTTGATATTTTGCCAGAATTAAGTTCTAAATTAGGATTTAAAAATAAACCAAGATATACAAAAGATAGACTTTGTATGACAAAAATCTTATCTTGTTTACATATTATTCATAGTTTCACAGCAACTATGGTGAAAAAATTTACAAGACAAACTTTATTTGAAGCATCAAATATCCCAAAATTAAGAAAATTAAGATTTAAAAAGAATCTTTATATTATCGATAATACTTTAGTTTGTTCTTTTCATAGAAAAGAACAAACTTTAAATACTTTATTAAAAGAGTTAATTGAACTTCCTGTTGATGTGGAAAGATTTGATAGATCATATATTTATTATGCGAGTCGTGCAAAATTACCAAAAGTTCAAACAAAAGAGCTAAAAAAAAGTATAAAAACTATTTTATCAAAACCAAATTTATATCCTTTAATGAAACTAATTTATAATGCAGGACTATTTCAAGCTGTACTTCCAAGTACAAAAAAGATGATTGATCAACCTCAATTTGATGGTTACCACACTCATCCTGTTGATATTCATTCTATAAAAACTTTGAAATTTTCTCAAAATATAGAAGATCCTTATATAAAATCAATATTTAATGATTTAACAAATGAACAAAAAATAATAGTTAGATTAGTTTCTTTTTTCCATGATATTGGAAAAGGAAGAACAGAAGATCATCATATTGTTGGCGAAAAACTATTTAAAAGTATGATGAAATCTTTTGATTTTAATGAAGAGTTTATAAAGTTAGGTGCAAGACTTGTAAGATACCACAATATGATGTCTTATATGGCAACTCACGAAGATATATATTCGGAAAAAACAATTTTAAATTTTACAGGTCTTATAAAAACAAAAGAGGCTTTAAAACTATTATATGTAGTTACATATTGTGATATTTCAGCTGTTGGAAAAAATATTTTTAATAGCTCAACAGCTTCTTTATTAAAACAACTTTATTTACAATCTCTTCCTGCTTTTGAAAATGAAGACTTTTTAAATGAAAGTAAAAGAAGAATTGCAAAACAAAATGCAATCAAAAATCTTGATAAATACAAAGAAATTCCAGTAACTTTACAGAAAAAAATTATGTATATTGCTTCAAATCAAATTTTTTTAAGACTAAAAGCTGAAGATATTTTGGATATTGCAATAAAAGCAAAAGATGTTGAAAGTTACATTTATAAAATATCAAATGATTCTCAACTTACAATTAGAATTATTAGAAAATCTCCTTTAAATTTAGGATATTTATTAGGAAAATTGGAATTCTTAAATATTGCATCAATGAATATTTTCAAACTTTATGACAATAAAAAAGCCTTTGATATTTCATTTTCTGAAAAAGTTGATAATGAAGATCTATTTTTTATAGAAGAGATTATAAAAGACTCTTTTGACATGAGTAAAACTGTTATTACAAAAACTCCTACAATTAAAAAAGATGATATTAGAATTGACTGTAATCACACAGCTTATTTAGCTTCAATGCACATTATTGCAAAAGATCAAAAAGGTCTTTTTGCATATATTGCAAAAATATTTGATGATTTTAAAGTAGAAATAGAGAGTGCAAAACTGCATACTTTAAATGGTTATGCAAGAGATTTAATACTAATAGAAAAAAATGGAAACTTTTGTTCAAAACAAGAAGAAATTATAAATCTTATTTGTATTAATGATAAAGAAAATTGA
- a CDS encoding transcriptional regulator, translating to MQDFIAEDGISKEILNSAKLLQAVQVNALILGNAGTGKKSLAKYILPNSDIYEAKNLQKDISDDVILLQNEAIIIDKIHEITNIDLFLKWLEDNNIRVIAISNTENLNQKLRDIFSINLEIPNLSKREEDTKALVNKFSQEASSILDLPKIPSSKLIVNISNNTHSLRKSIYFSYLFETIGEHEILMFLEKYISENLYGENSYKDLSYIFEVPLLKASTKKYKSQVQVAKHLGLNRITLRKKLEIYKDLL from the coding sequence ATGCAAGACTTTATTGCAGAAGATGGGATTTCAAAAGAGATATTAAATTCAGCTAAGCTTTTACAAGCTGTTCAGGTGAATGCACTTATTTTAGGTAATGCTGGTACTGGTAAAAAATCTCTAGCAAAATATATACTACCAAATTCAGATATTTACGAAGCTAAAAACTTACAAAAAGATATTAGTGATGATGTAATTCTTTTACAAAATGAAGCTATCATCATAGATAAAATACATGAGATAACAAATATTGATTTATTTTTAAAATGGTTAGAAGATAACAATATCCGAGTTATTGCAATTTCTAATACTGAAAACTTAAATCAAAAATTAAGGGATATTTTTTCAATTAATCTTGAAATTCCTAATTTATCAAAAAGAGAAGAAGATACAAAGGCCTTGGTGAATAAATTCTCACAAGAAGCTAGTTCAATTCTAGATTTACCAAAAATTCCCTCTTCAAAATTAATAGTAAACATCTCAAATAATACTCACAGTTTAAGAAAATCTATCTACTTTTCATACCTTTTTGAAACAATTGGAGAACATGAAATTTTAATGTTTTTAGAAAAATATATTAGTGAAAATTTATATGGAGAAAATTCATATAAAGATTTATCATATATTTTTGAAGTTCCATTACTTAAAGCCTCAACAAAAAAATATAAATCACAGGTTCAAGTTGCAAAACATTTAGGATTAAATAGAATTACATTAAGAAAGAAATTAGAGATTTATAAAGACTTATTATGA
- a CDS encoding sensor histidine kinase, with protein sequence MEKNRYILSLVISLTLIVIISIFLGMYFILGKEKELLEKKYSDLTNNLENKVNSLIQTKQNATLAIALTLSENDKIKTSFLNQEIYDLNNLANKLNEHTDFKNVWFQLIDKNGISIYRSWTADRFDKIKNLRLDLQELYKNPQIKSTISVGKYDITFKSIIPIYHNNQFLGVLDIVTHFNSITKELKDSDNLEPFIIVEKEFTNQLKEHSFSKIFLKDYYVANVSANKELLGYLEKQDLGTILDLQGYLIKDNYLIINVPIIQSGKKLANFLIMKNIETIDVLEIKQFKMQSFWYLAFFVALLCTTIFFIVYYIYSKKLKELNVSLKQTVNDEIFRNNEQNKILFQHNKMAAMGEMIENIAHQWRQPLSVITTVASSLKLKKEYGVLSDLEYEEELSHIIETANYLSNTIDDFRYYFSPDKDKNLFNTKSLINRCIKIVSIDFSNKHIKIIQNVEELTVYSYENELLQVIINILNNAKDELLKIENQENRVIFMDLYKSQNSLIIKIKDNAGGIKKDIIDRIFEPYFTTKHKSNGTGIGLYMCEEIIVKHLLGEIKVSNEETIYENQKFIGALFEISIPIE encoded by the coding sequence ATGGAAAAAAATAGGTATATTCTTTCATTAGTAATATCACTAACTTTAATTGTTATTATTTCCATTTTTTTAGGAATGTATTTTATTTTAGGTAAAGAAAAAGAATTACTTGAAAAGAAATATAGTGATTTGACAAATAATTTAGAAAATAAAGTAAATTCATTAATTCAAACAAAGCAAAATGCCACTTTAGCCATAGCTTTGACATTAAGTGAAAATGACAAAATAAAAACTTCTTTTTTAAATCAAGAAATTTATGATTTAAATAATTTAGCAAATAAATTAAATGAACATACAGACTTTAAAAATGTTTGGTTTCAGTTGATAGATAAAAATGGAATTTCGATATATAGAAGTTGGACAGCTGATAGATTTGATAAGATCAAAAATTTAAGATTAGATTTACAAGAATTATACAAAAATCCACAAATAAAAAGCACAATAAGTGTTGGAAAATATGATATTACTTTCAAATCAATAATCCCAATTTATCACAATAATCAGTTTTTAGGTGTCTTAGATATTGTTACACATTTTAATTCAATAACAAAAGAATTAAAAGATTCTGATAATTTAGAACCTTTTATCATTGTTGAAAAAGAGTTCACAAATCAGTTAAAAGAACATAGTTTTTCTAAGATATTTTTGAAGGATTATTATGTTGCAAATGTTTCTGCAAATAAAGAATTATTAGGGTATTTAGAAAAACAAGATTTGGGAACTATTTTAGATTTACAAGGTTATTTAATAAAAGATAATTATTTAATAATAAATGTTCCAATAATACAATCAGGAAAAAAATTAGCAAATTTTTTGATAATGAAAAATATAGAAACAATAGATGTTTTAGAAATAAAACAGTTTAAAATGCAATCCTTTTGGTATTTGGCATTTTTTGTAGCACTATTATGTACTACTATTTTTTTTATTGTTTATTATATTTATTCAAAAAAATTAAAAGAATTAAATGTATCTTTAAAACAAACAGTTAATGATGAAATTTTTAGAAATAATGAACAAAATAAAATCTTATTCCAACATAATAAAATGGCAGCGATGGGTGAAATGATAGAAAATATAGCTCATCAATGGCGACAACCTTTATCTGTTATTACAACTGTGGCTTCATCTTTAAAATTAAAAAAAGAGTATGGAGTTTTAAGTGATTTAGAATATGAAGAGGAACTTTCACACATAATTGAAACAGCAAATTATCTATCAAATACTATTGATGATTTTAGATACTATTTTTCTCCTGATAAAGATAAAAATCTATTTAATACAAAAAGCTTAATAAATAGATGTATAAAAATTGTTAGTATTGATTTTTCTAATAAACATATAAAAATTATTCAAAATGTTGAAGAGTTAACTGTATATAGTTATGAAAATGAGTTATTGCAAGTAATAATAAATATTTTAAATAATGCAAAAGATGAATTACTCAAAATCGAAAATCAGGAAAATAGAGTTATTTTTATGGATTTATATAAAAGTCAAAACTCTTTAATTATAAAAATAAAAGATAATGCAGGTGGAATAAAAAAAGATATTATTGATAGAATTTTTGAACCTTATTTTACTACAAAACACAAAAGTAACGGTACAGGTATTGGTCTTTATATGTGTGAAGAGATTATTGTAAAACATCTTTTAGGAGAAATAAAAGTTTCAAATGAAGAAACTATTTATGAAAATCAAAAATTTATTGGCGCTTTATTTGAAATAAGTATTCCAATAGAATAA
- a CDS encoding ankyrin repeat domain-containing protein produces MFKKLINKSKSTEEEFFKELLNQNINNEKLDKMHSELGLDLNDLYIHNEHILHYCCKKDLFQAVVWLITNGINVEIENDQEETAIFYAIHAKNSAILQILINNKIDINHLNIHKRTALQDAVISANNRIVNYLIQVTRALDNCDIHGNNLIFDAVANGNIEIIKKVGSLKELNINQVNRDGNTILHKDLVTGNNELALLLMELGANPTITDKDGKNFLFYAISKGIKNIDLIEKALELGCNINSRSNKNKTLLMESINYFLKTPKEEIETRTDHLEMIKELIRLGISINAVDNNNENALFLATKSEDRELINTFFEDDYKIDLNQQNNQGDTVLLILALNGIRNIDLLKLYLKKGANPDLLNNSGKSLVEILIDIILYSENRKPLDFEYEILLNEDAEYANVLETILKSHNVDINMLNSKHEPLFFDSIVHFNFKLFKLLRIKNINLNQKDKDGNNIIFKLMDYNDKNLIKDKKLYLNTIKSLINAGVDINAKNNEGLTALHIAVGEKCEYTIRLLLEMRADCFVTDKQGRSIIHTCIWKNTTKYFRLLHHYNKEIINLPDNYGIRPINYAAFMGKKDLVIEMLDVGALVNNLEKKDPKILQFLQKFHSNIKTISKGIEDSSNVKKLNALAENMIKEFNIV; encoded by the coding sequence ATGTTCAAAAAGCTCATAAATAAGAGTAAAAGCACAGAAGAAGAATTTTTTAAAGAATTATTAAATCAAAATATAAACAACGAAAAGCTAGATAAAATGCATAGTGAACTCGGTTTAGATTTAAATGATTTATACATTCATAATGAACATATTTTACATTATTGTTGTAAGAAAGATTTATTTCAAGCTGTTGTTTGGCTTATCACAAATGGAATAAATGTAGAGATTGAAAACGATCAAGAAGAAACTGCAATTTTTTATGCAATACATGCCAAAAATAGTGCCATATTACAAATTTTAATTAATAATAAAATAGATATTAATCATTTGAATATACATAAACGAACAGCTTTACAAGATGCTGTAATTAGTGCAAATAATAGAATTGTAAATTATTTAATTCAAGTTACAAGAGCTTTAGATAATTGTGATATTCATGGGAATAATCTTATCTTTGATGCAGTTGCAAATGGAAATATTGAAATCATCAAAAAAGTTGGTTCACTCAAAGAATTAAATATAAACCAAGTTAATAGAGATGGAAATACTATTTTACATAAAGATTTAGTTACTGGAAATAATGAATTAGCTTTATTACTTATGGAACTAGGTGCAAATCCAACTATCACTGATAAAGATGGTAAGAATTTTCTATTTTATGCTATATCAAAAGGTATAAAAAATATTGACTTAATAGAAAAAGCTTTAGAATTGGGTTGTAATATAAATAGTAGAAGTAATAAAAATAAAACTCTTCTAATGGAATCGATAAACTATTTTTTAAAAACTCCCAAAGAAGAGATAGAAACAAGAACTGACCATTTAGAAATGATAAAAGAATTAATTCGTTTAGGAATAAGTATAAATGCTGTTGATAACAACAATGAAAATGCACTCTTTTTAGCTACAAAAAGTGAAGATAGAGAATTAATAAATACATTTTTTGAAGATGATTATAAAATAGATTTAAATCAACAAAATAATCAAGGAGACACTGTATTACTAATTCTAGCTCTAAACGGTATTAGAAATATTGACTTATTAAAATTATATTTAAAAAAAGGTGCGAATCCAGATTTACTAAACAACAGTGGTAAATCTCTTGTGGAAATACTTATTGATATAATTTTATATTCAGAAAATAGAAAACCTTTAGATTTTGAATATGAAATATTATTAAATGAAGATGCCGAATATGCAAATGTATTAGAAACAATTTTAAAAAGCCATAATGTTGATATAAATATGCTAAATTCAAAACATGAACCTCTATTTTTTGATTCTATTGTTCATTTTAATTTTAAACTATTTAAGTTACTAAGAATTAAAAATATTAATTTAAATCAAAAAGATAAAGATGGAAATAATATTATTTTTAAACTTATGGATTACAACGATAAAAATCTAATAAAAGACAAAAAGCTGTACTTAAATACAATTAAAAGTCTTATAAATGCAGGTGTAGATATTAATGCGAAAAACAACGAAGGATTAACGGCACTTCACATTGCAGTTGGTGAAAAATGTGAATATACAATAAGACTTCTTCTTGAAATGAGAGCTGATTGTTTTGTTACAGATAAACAAGGAAGAAGTATTATTCATACTTGTATTTGGAAAAATACTACAAAATATTTTAGACTATTACATCACTACAATAAAGAAATAATAAATTTACCAGATAATTATGGAATAAGACCTATAAATTATGCAGCATTTATGGGAAAAAAAGATTTAGTTATAGAAATGTTAGATGTTGGGGCATTAGTAAATAATTTAGAAAAAAAAGATCCTAAAATATTACAATTTCTTCAAAAATTTCACTCAAATATTAAAACTATTTCAAAAGGTATTGAAGATTCAAGTAATGTAAAAAAACTGAACGCATTAGCTGAAAATATGATTAAAGAATTTAATATAGTTTAA
- a CDS encoding ammonium transporter family protein — protein MENFADVKYILDGFLFIFAGILVMWMAAGFSMLESGLTRSKNSATVLTKNIALFAISCIMFYFVGYNFMYGDGNAFIGSGAMLSGKTNAEMGYPVMADFFFQVVFVATSASVISGVIAERMKIWPFLIFTIILTSIIYPIQGHWSWGGSELGGLMAGFSDFAGSTIVHSVGGWAALAGVLILGARKGKYGKDGQVRPIPGSNLPMATLGTFILWMGWFGFNGGSQLALGSKEDIDGIALVVASTNMAACAGGLMAAILTQLIYKKIDLTMVLNGTLAGLVSCTAGPDLGINVALIEGLIGGALVVFAVPFFDKLRIDDPVGALSVHLVAGIWGTLAVGIFNPEIALLTQIKGIVVVGAFVFVSSFIVWKIIDILVGLRVDEETEVNGLDIHETGLEAYPEFKRA, from the coding sequence ATGGAAAATTTTGCTGATGTAAAATATATTTTAGATGGTTTTCTATTTATATTCGCAGGAATACTTGTAATGTGGATGGCTGCTGGTTTTTCTATGCTTGAATCTGGATTAACAAGAAGTAAAAATTCTGCAACAGTTTTGACAAAAAACATCGCATTATTTGCTATATCTTGTATTATGTTTTATTTCGTAGGATACAATTTTATGTATGGTGATGGAAATGCCTTCATTGGAAGTGGAGCAATGTTATCTGGTAAAACAAATGCAGAGATGGGATATCCTGTAATGGCAGATTTCTTTTTTCAAGTTGTATTTGTTGCAACTTCTGCTTCTGTAATTTCTGGAGTTATTGCAGAAAGAATGAAAATATGGCCATTTTTAATTTTTACAATAATTTTAACAAGTATTATTTATCCAATTCAAGGACATTGGTCATGGGGTGGTTCAGAACTTGGGGGTTTAATGGCAGGATTTTCTGATTTTGCTGGTTCAACTATTGTTCATTCTGTTGGTGGATGGGCAGCACTCGCAGGAGTTTTAATTCTAGGAGCTAGAAAAGGTAAATATGGGAAAGATGGACAAGTAAGACCAATTCCTGGCTCAAATCTTCCAATGGCTACTCTTGGGACATTTATTTTATGGATGGGATGGTTTGGATTTAATGGTGGTTCTCAATTAGCCCTTGGTTCAAAAGAAGATATTGATGGAATAGCGTTAGTTGTTGCAAGTACAAATATGGCTGCTTGTGCAGGTGGATTAATGGCTGCTATTTTAACCCAACTTATTTATAAAAAAATTGATTTAACAATGGTTTTAAATGGAACATTAGCAGGACTTGTTTCTTGTACAGCAGGACCTGATTTAGGAATTAATGTTGCTTTAATTGAAGGTTTAATTGGTGGAGCATTAGTAGTTTTTGCTGTTCCATTTTTTGATAAATTAAGAATTGATGATCCAGTTGGTGCTTTATCTGTTCATTTGGTTGCAGGTATTTGGGGAACATTAGCTGTTGGTATTTTTAATCCTGAAATTGCTCTTTTAACACAAATAAAAGGTATAGTTGTGGTTGGTGCATTTGTTTTTGTATCATCATTTATTGTATGGAAAATCATAGATATCTTAGTTGGATTAAGAGTTGATGAGGAAACAGAAGTTAATGGTTTAGATATTCATGAAACAGGATTAGAAGCCTATCCTGAATTTAAAAGAGCATAG
- a CDS encoding ammonium transporter — MSIESISYIINTLYAIFAMTLIIFMVPGFAMLEAGIVRTKNVTAVLTINTLIYAVASLSFLLFGYSLAFGEFGSDIMSKWAVFLFQMAFVGKVVNIMSGGVSERAKIIPLALFTIIMASVFYPLVVNITWGANFLEGTILELSMYDLAGSTVIHSTGGWALLAAILIIGARKGRYTKEGGIRVIPASNIPLVTLGAFLLWIGWFGFNGGSVGSIASKENADLVALTIMNTNTAGLSGAIIVAIIMQLVYKKLDLTMILNGALGGLVSITAGPDLYDIYTPILIGAFGGCLVVIGVSFFDKVKIDDPVGALSVHLLNGIWGTLAVGIFASNAEEITMWGQVKGILIIGVFAFVSSFVTLYLINKIIPLRAGNDEEMQGLDVEECGLEAYPEFKRAF; from the coding sequence ATGAGTATAGAATCTATCTCTTACATCATTAACACTTTGTACGCAATTTTTGCGATGACATTAATCATCTTTATGGTTCCAGGTTTTGCTATGTTGGAAGCTGGAATAGTAAGAACAAAAAATGTTACAGCAGTGTTAACGATAAATACTCTTATTTATGCAGTTGCATCACTATCTTTTTTATTGTTTGGTTATTCTTTAGCTTTTGGAGAATTTGGAAGTGATATTATGAGCAAATGGGCTGTATTTTTATTTCAAATGGCATTTGTTGGTAAAGTTGTAAATATTATGAGTGGTGGGGTTAGTGAAAGAGCAAAAATTATACCATTAGCATTATTTACAATTATCATGGCATCAGTTTTTTATCCATTAGTAGTAAATATTACATGGGGAGCAAATTTTCTTGAAGGTACAATTTTAGAATTATCTATGTATGATTTAGCTGGTTCAACTGTAATTCACAGTACTGGTGGTTGGGCTTTATTAGCTGCAATTTTAATAATTGGTGCTAGAAAGGGAAGATATACAAAAGAAGGAGGAATTAGAGTAATTCCAGCTTCAAATATTCCTTTAGTAACATTAGGTGCATTTTTATTATGGATTGGATGGTTTGGATTTAATGGTGGAAGTGTAGGTTCAATTGCAAGTAAAGAGAATGCTGATTTAGTTGCTTTGACGATAATGAATACAAATACCGCAGGTTTAAGTGGAGCTATAATAGTTGCAATAATCATGCAATTAGTGTATAAAAAACTTGATTTAACTATGATTTTAAATGGTGCATTAGGTGGATTAGTATCAATTACAGCAGGTCCAGATTTATATGATATTTATACACCAATATTAATAGGTGCATTTGGTGGCTGTTTGGTAGTTATTGGAGTATCGTTTTTTGATAAGGTTAAAATTGATGATCCAGTTGGTGCTTTATCAGTACACCTTTTAAATGGTATTTGGGGAACATTAGCTGTAGGTATTTTTGCTTCAAATGCAGAAGAAATAACAATGTGGGGTCAAGTAAAAGGTATTTTAATTATTGGAGTATTTGCTTTTGTTAGCTCTTTTGTGACATTATATTTAATAAATAAAATAATACCATTAAGAGCTGGAAATGATGAAGAAATGCAAGGATTAGATGTTGAAGAGTGTGGTCTTGAAGCTTATCCTGAATTTAAAAGAGCATTCTAA
- a CDS encoding P-II family nitrogen regulator: MKKIEAVIKPFKLEDVKDALSQAGVTGMTVSDVKGYGRQQGHSELYRGAEYVVDFLPKIKLELIVADENVDSIISVIIEAAKTGKIGDGKIFVSPVEKIVRIRTGEQDEEAI, from the coding sequence GTGAAAAAAATTGAAGCTGTAATTAAACCATTTAAACTTGAAGATGTAAAAGATGCATTATCACAAGCAGGTGTTACTGGTATGACTGTATCTGATGTAAAAGGTTATGGAAGACAACAAGGACATAGTGAGCTTTATAGAGGAGCTGAATATGTAGTGGATTTCTTACCAAAGATAAAATTAGAATTAATTGTTGCTGATGAAAATGTTGATTCAATAATTTCAGTAATTATTGAAGCTGCAAAAACAGGAAAAATTGGAGATGGAAAAATCTTTGTTTCACCAGTAGAAAAAATTGTTAGAATCAGAACTGGTGAGCAAGATGAGGAAGCTATCTAA
- the pyrC gene encoding dihydroorotase — MTNISTFEINEPLDMHLHLRDGDMLGLVGPLTSETFSGALVMPNLIPPITTKEDLLSYKQRINTVCKEDKFEPYLTLFFKNDYSYEFLEDIKKDIIGIKLYPAGITTNSETGVSSMDVEVLRPTLESMSKLGIPLCIHGETNGFVMDREKEFMPIYESLAKAFPNLKIIMEHITTKEAIELLDKYENLYATVTLHHLLITLDDVAGGMLNPHLFCKPIAKRPEDRTALLNTALGAHPKLMFGSDSAPHPKHKKESCGCAAGVFTSPIALQVLTQLFEKHGCLDNLNKFVSLNAQKIYGLKPVKKTITLVKKDFIVPSAYEYNYESVIPMYAGERISWSIKSID; from the coding sequence ATGACTAATATTTCTACTTTTGAAATAAATGAACCTTTAGACATGCACCTCCATTTAAGGGATGGTGACATGTTAGGTTTGGTGGGTCCGTTAACTTCTGAGACTTTTAGTGGTGCTTTAGTTATGCCAAATTTGATACCACCAATTACAACAAAAGAAGATTTATTATCGTATAAACAAAGAATAAATACTGTTTGTAAAGAAGATAAATTTGAACCATATTTAACATTATTTTTTAAAAATGATTATTCTTATGAATTTTTAGAAGATATAAAAAAAGATATTATTGGTATCAAACTTTATCCAGCAGGAATTACTACAAATTCTGAAACAGGTGTTTCTTCTATGGATGTCGAAGTTTTAAGACCAACATTGGAATCTATGAGTAAACTGGGAATTCCATTATGTATTCATGGTGAAACAAATGGTTTTGTAATGGACAGAGAAAAAGAATTTATGCCAATTTATGAATCATTGGCAAAAGCTTTTCCTAATCTTAAAATCATTATGGAACATATCACAACAAAAGAAGCTATTGAATTACTTGATAAATATGAAAATTTATATGCAACAGTTACTTTACATCATTTATTGATTACTCTTGATGATGTTGCTGGAGGTATGTTAAATCCACATTTGTTTTGTAAACCTATTGCAAAAAGACCTGAAGATAGAACAGCTTTATTAAATACAGCATTAGGAGCACATCCTAAATTAATGTTTGGAAGTGATTCTGCACCACATCCTAAACATAAAAAAGAGTCTTGTGGCTGTGCAGCTGGTGTATTTACTTCACCAATCGCTTTACAAGTTTTAACACAACTTTTTGAGAAACATGGATGCTTAGATAATCTAAATAAATTTGTATCTTTGAACGCACAAAAAATATATGGTTTAAAACCTGTAAAAAAAACAATAACATTAGTAAAAAAAGATTTTATAGTTCCCTCAGCTTATGAGTATAATTATGAAAGTGTTATTCCAATGTATGCAGGAGAAAGAATCTCTTGGAGCATAAAAAGTATTGATTAA